The following coding sequences are from one Gossypium hirsutum isolate 1008001.06 chromosome A12, Gossypium_hirsutum_v2.1, whole genome shotgun sequence window:
- the LOC107931247 gene encoding uncharacterized protein, with product MGFSCLVLVFVVQQLFGQSSAYLLIHGEPTNYVSAVGDPGMTNPNVRVALEAWNFCNEVGFEVPNVGSPRWADCTDLYCSSDSVYLGGGLVNNGSQCRVLHKVNETDNRLGAGDKFPIMGFESYADPDLFAKEKELYLGSLCEVQESPNPWQFWMIMVKNGNFDKNTTLCPENGKKISKIVTDRNFPCFGEGCMNQPVVYHKYSMLGGNQKVYLTGEFNGTYDLDANLGENVGNNSFFSVSWRKNTSTGSWIFSHRLTTSTKYPWLMLYLRADATEGFNGGYHYNGRGMLKKLPESPNFMVRLTLDIKLGGGPNSQFYLLDIGSCWKNNGEPCDGDVLTDVTRYSEMIINPETTSWCRPDNLVSCPPYHISPTGEIIYRNETDQFPYSAYHLYCSPGNAKYLEKPYDICDPYSNPQSQELVQILPHPEWAVHGYPEKKGDGWIGDRRTWELDVGALSSRLYFYQDPGTKPARRIWSSINIGTEIYVSHTRETAEWSVSDFDVLLPEFTHKADSSSSY from the exons ATGGGTTTTTCTTGTTTGGTACTTGTCTTTGTTGTCCAACAATTGTTTGGTCAAAGTTCTGCATATTTGTTGATTCATGGTGAGCCTACCAACTACGTTTCTGCCGTTGGGGACCCTGGAATGACGAACCCAAACGTCAGAGTTGCTTTGGAAGCTTGGAATTTCTGCAACGAAGTTGGCTTTGAAGTTCCTAACGTGGGCAGCCCCCGCTGGGCTGATTGTACTGATCTTTACTGCTCTTCTGACTCCG TTTATCTGGGTGGCGGCCTTGTTAATAATGGCAGTCAGTGCAGAGTACTTCACAAAGTGAATGAGACTGACAACAGGTTAGGAGCTGGTGATAAATTTCCTATAATGGGCTTTGAGTCTTATGCTGACCCTGACCTGTTTGCAAAGGAGAAAGAGCTGTATCTCGGTTCTTTATGTGAGGTACAGGAATCCCCAAATCCCTGGCAATTTTGGATGATCATGGTTAAAAATGGGAATTTTGACAAAAACACTACTCTCTGtccagaaaatggaaaaaaaataagtaaaatagtgACAGACAGAAATTTTCCGTGTTTTGGTGAGGGATGTATGAATCAACCAGTTGTTTACCACAAGTACTCAATGCTGGGTGGCAACCAGAAGGTTTATTTAACTGGAGAATTTAATGGAACATATGACCTTGATGCCAACTTGGGTGAAAATGTGGGCAACAACTCCTTCTTTTCAGTCTCATGGAGGAAGAATACTAGcacaggaagttggattttttcTCACAGGTTGACAACATCAACTAAATATCCCTGGCTTATGTTATATCTACGTGCGGATGCAACGGAAGGATTTAATGGTGGTTATCACTATAATGGACGTGGCATGTTGAAAAAG TTGCCTGAATCTCCAAATTTCATGGTAAGGCTGACACTTGATATAAAACTTGGAGGAGGACCCAACAGTCAATTTTATCTACTGGACATAGGAAGTTGCTGGAAAAACAATGGAGAACCATGTGATGGTGATGTTCTGACAGATGTGACTCGATACAGTGAGATGATTATTAATCCAGAAACTACAAGCTGGTGCCGCCCTGATAACTTGGTTTCCTGCCCACCTTACCATATTAGTCCCACTGGTGAGATAATATACAGAAATGAGACAGATCAGTTTCCATATTCTGCATATCATCTATATTGCAGCCCAGGAAATGCCAAATATCTGGAGAAGCCATATGATATATGTGATCCATATAGCAACCCACAATCACAGGAGTTAGTACAAATTCTTCCACATCCTGAATGGGCTGTGCATGGCTATCCTGAAAAGAAAGGTGATGGATGGATTGGGGACAGAAGAACTTGGGAGCTTGATGTGGGTGCTCTCTCAAGCCGTTTATACTTCTATCAG GATCCAGGAACAAAACCCGCAAGGCGGATCTGGTCTTCAATCAACATTGGCACGGAAATATATGTGAGCCACACAAGAGAGACTGCAGAGTGGagtgtaagtgattttgatgtgCTTCTTCCTGAATTTACACACAAAGCTGATAGCTCCAGTTCCTACTAG
- the LOC107931253 gene encoding alternative NAD(P)H-ubiquinone oxidoreductase C1, chloroplastic/mitochondrial, whose product MAFVAYSASTTALLPFNRIFSGGMGKKWNRLSPGYSARLRAGPSALSRTSSFSSAAAGKAGGAPPLPQLSEAEKTLPIYTWPHKKKPRVCILGGGFGGLYTALRLESLLWPEDKKPQVLLVDQSERFVFKPMLYELLTGEVDEWEIAPRFSELLANTGVEFLQDRVKLLHPFDHWGMNGHKQSSCGGTVLLESGLLIEYDWLVLALGAEAKLDVVPGALEFALPFSTLEDACRVDEKLKTLERTKFGKDSFIRVAVVGCGYSGVELAATISERLQDRGIVQAINVESTICPTAPTGNREAALKVLSSRKVQLLLGYFVRCIQRVSDVEASGDATVIREGKDIAKHNSEKYVLELQPAEKGLESQNLEADLVLWTVGSKPLLPALEPCDKPHELPLNARGQAETDETLRVKGHPRIFALGDSASLRDSTGKLLPATAQVAFQQADFAGWNLWAAINHRPLLPFRFQNLGEMMTLGRNDAAISPSFADGLTLEGPIGHAARKLAYLIRLPTEEHRFKVGLSWFAKSAVDSVALLQSTLTKVLSGT is encoded by the exons ATGGCGTTCGTTGCTTATTCTGCTTCAACTACTGCACTCCTGCCTTTCAACA gAATTTTTAGCGGGGGAATGGGTAAGAAATGGAATCGACTATCTCCTGGTTATTCCGCGAGGTTGAGGGCTGGACCCTCTGCTTTATCCAGAACATCCAGTTTTTCTTCGGCCGCGGCAGGAAAGGCTGGCGGAGCTCCGCCGCTACCACAATTATCTGAAGCTGAAAAAACGCTTCCTATTTACACATGGCCTCATAAAAAG AAGCCAAGGGTGTGCATTTTAGGCGGTGGATTTGGTGGTTTATATACTGCTTTAAGGCTAGAATCTCTTTTATGGCCTGAGGACAAGAAACCTCAG GTGCTTCTAGTTGATCAGTCTGAACGATTTGTTTTCAAACCCATGTTGTATGAGCTTCTAACTGGAG AAGTGGATGAGTGGGAAATTGCGCCTCGCTTTTCAGAGTTACTTGCAAACACTGGTGTTGAGTTTCTCCAGGACAGGGTAAAACTATTACATCCATTTGATCATTGGGGAATGAATGGCCATAAACAGTCAAGTTGCGGTGGCACTGTGCTGCTTGAAAGTGGCCTTCTCATTGAGTATGACTG GTTGGTTCTTGCTTTGGGAGCTGAAGCTAAACTTGATGTTGTACCTGGTGCTTTAGAGTTTGCATTACCATTCTCTACCCTAGAGGATGCATGT AGGGTTGATGAGAAGTTAAAAACATTGGAGCGAACTAAGTTCGGTAAAGATTCTTTTATCCGTGTGGCTGTAGTTGGTTGTGGTTATTCTGGAGTGGAATTAGCTGCCACTATCTCAGAGAGACTACAAGATAGAGGAATAGTACAAGCTATTAATGTCGAAAGCACAATCTGTCCAACTGCCCCTACTGGGAATAGGGAAGCAGCCTTAAAA GTTCTTTCATCTAGGAAAGTTCAACTTCTCCTGGGTTATTTCGTTCGTTGCATACAGAGGGTCAGCGACGTGGAAGCTTCAGGTGATGCAACTGTGATAAGAGAAGGCAAGGACATTGCGAAGCACAACTCTGAGAAATATGTTTTGGAGCTGCAACCTGCTGAAAAAGGATTAGAAAGTCAAAATCTAGAAGCAGACTTGGTGTTATGGACGGTTGGGTCCAAACCACTTCTTCCTGCACTTGAACCCTGTGACAAACCCCATGAACTTCCACTGAATGCAAGAGGACAAGCAGAAACAGATGAAACTCTTCGTGTTAAGGGCCATCCCCGCATTTTTGCACTTGGTGACTCGGCTTCTCTAAGGGACTCAACTGGAAAGCTTCTGCCAGCCACAGCTCAG GTTGCTTTTCAGCAAGCGGACTTTGCTGGCTGGAATCTATGGGCAGCCATTAATCACCGTCCATTGTTGCCATTTAG ATTCCAGAATCTTGGAGAGATGATGACCCTGGGTAGAAACGATGCAGCTATTTCACCAAGTTTCGCTGATGGTCTCACCTTAGAGGGTCCTATTGGTCATGCTG CAAGGAAATTAGCATACTTGATTAGATTGCCTACAGAGGAGCACCGGTTTAAGGTGGGACTTAGTTGGTTTGCTAAGTCGGCCGTAGATTCAGTTGCTTTACTGCAGAGCACTCTAACAAAGGTCCTTTCAGGCACATAA
- the LOC107931260 gene encoding chloride channel protein CLC-c: MQKFDSSMMDFEERVDIDDFESEVMERIYSKPLLIKRVNTTSQIAIVGANVCPVESLDYEVPENELVNEDWRSRRTVQIFQYILLKWAFALIIGLSTGLVGVFNNIAVENIAGFKLLLTTELMLKHKYYKAFAAYAGCNLGLATSAAALCAFIAPAAAGSGIPEVKAYLNGVDAYSILASSTLFVKIFGSIFGVAAGFVVGKEGPMVHTGSCIASLIGQGGSRKYHLTWRWLRYFKNDRDRRDLITCGAAAGVAAAFRAPVGGVLFALEEAASWWRSALLWRTFFTTAVVAIVLRGFIQLCSTGTCGLFGEGGLIMYDISAAKVVYSTPDILAVILLGVIGGILGSLYNYLVDKVLRTYSIINERGAAVKILLVIMISLLTSICSYGLPWLATCIPCPADASTSCPNTDVSGNYKSFQCPPGHYNDLASLFLNTNDDAIRNLLSTNTVKEFHISSLFIFFVAVYCLGIITYGIAIPSGLFIPVILAGSCYGRLVGRLFEPISKLDVGLFSLLGAASFLGGTMRMTVSLCVILLELTNDLLMLPLVMLVLLISKTMGDMFNKGVYDQIVKLKGLPYMEAHPEPYMKHLIARDVVTGPLITFSGVEKVGNILLALKNTGHNGFPVIDEPPFSDAPELCGLVLRSQLLVLLKGKAFSKDRVLAGNKVLRKISELDFAKAGSGKGLKLEDLDIQEEEWDMYVDLHPIANTSPYTVVETMSLAKAAVLFRELGLRHMCVVPKSQGRPPIVGILTRHDFQPEHILGLYPHVRFQQW; the protein is encoded by the exons ATGCAGAAGTTTGATAGTAGCATGATGGACTTTGAAGAGAGAGTAGacattgatgattttgaaagcgAAGTTATGGAGAGGATTTACAGTAAACCTCTTTTGATTAAGAGAGTGAACACCACATCCCAGATCGCTATTGTGGGTGCTAATGTTTGCCCCGTTGAGAGCCTTGATTATGA GGTTCCAGAAAATGAATTAGTGAATGAGGATTGGAGGTCAAGGAGGACGGTTCAAATATTTCAGTATATTCTGCTTAAGTGGGCCTTTGCACTTATTATAGGGCTAAGCACTGGCTTAGTTGGCGTCTTTAACAATATAGCAGTTGAGAATATTGCTGGGTTCAAGCTGCTGCTCACCACAGAACTCATGCTGAAGCACAA ATATTACAAGGCTTTTGCAGCATATGCTGGCTGCAATTTAGGTCTGGCAACATCAGCTGCAGCTCTTTGTGCTTTTATTGCTCCAGCAGCGGCGGGTTCTGGTATTCCCGAAGTGAAAGCGTACCTGAATGGTGTGGATGCTTATTCCATATTGGCTTCAAGTACTCTTTTTGTAAAG ATTTTTGGTTCAATTTTTGGGGTGGCTGCTGGATTTGTTGTTGGCAAAGAAGGGCCTATGGTTCACACAGGTTCTTGCATAGCTTCTTTGATTGGGCAAGGAGGTTCCCGTAAATACCATTTGACTTGGAGATGGCTTAGATATTTCAAAAATGATCGTGACAGGAGAGACTTAATAACCTGTGGAGCTGCTGCTGGTGTGGCTGCTGCCTTTCGTGCTCCTGTTGGTGGTGTCCTCTTTGCTCTTGAAGAGGCAGCTTCATG GTGGAGGAGTGCTCTTCTTTGGAGAACCTTTTTCACAACAGCTGTAGTTGCTATAGTTTTGAGAGGTTTCATACAATTGTGCTCTACTGGAACTTGTGGGTTGTTTGGGGAAGGAGGACTGATTATGTATGATATCAGTGCAGCCAAAGTTGTATATAGCACTCCAGATATACTGGCTGTGATACTTCTAGGGGTCATTGGAGGAATCCTTGGAAGCCTATATAACTATCTTGTGGATAAGGTCCTTCGCACCTACAGCATCATCAATGA AAGAGGAGCTGCTGTTAAGATTTTACTTGTTATTATGATCTCCCTGTTAACATCAATCTGTTCTTACGGCTTGCCGTGGTTGGCTACATGCATCCCCTGCCCCGCCGATGCATCTACAAGTTGCCCCAACACTGATGTATCTGGCAACTACAAGAGCTTCCAGTGTCCACCTGGTCATTACAATGACCTGGCTTCACTGTTTCTAAACACTAATGATGATGCTATTCGCAACCTATTGAGTACCAATACCGTGAAAGAATTTCATATCTCCTCTCTTTTCATCTTCTTTGTTGCTGTTTACTGCCTTGGCATTATCACTTATGGCATAGCTATCCCCTCTGGGCTCTTCATCCCTGTCATATTGGCTGGATCTTGCTATGGCCGCCTTGTTGGTAGACTATTTGAACCAATCTCTAAACTTGATGTTGGACTCTTTTCCCTCCTTGGTGCAGCTTCATTTCTTGGTGGCACTATGAGAATGACAGTTTCCCTATGTGTCATACTGCTTGAGCTCACTAATGATTTATTGATGCTTCCCCTTGTAATGTTGGTTCTCCTTATCTCAAAAACCATGGGTGATATGTTCAACAAGGGTGTGTACGaccaaatagtaaaattaaaaggatTGCCATACATGGAGGCTCATCCAGAACCTTACATGAAACATTTAATAGCTCGGGATGTTGTTACAGGTCCTTTGATCACCTTTTCTGGTGTTGAAAAGGTGGGAAACATTCTACTTGCATTGAAAAATACAGGACATAATGGGTTCCCTGTGATTGATGAACCACCATTTTCAGATGCACCTGAATTGTGCGGCCTTGTTCTAAGATCTCAGTTGCTTGTTTTGCTTAAGGGAAAGGCATTTTCAAAGGACAGGGTACTTGCGGGCAACAAGGTTTTACGTAAAATTTCTGAACTAGACTTTGCCAAGGCTGGGTCAGGAAAGGGACTCAAACTAGAGGACCTAGACATTCAAGAGGAGGAGTGGGACATGTATGTTGATCTCCATCCTATTGCCAATACATCACCATACACCGTTGTTGAGACCATGTCACTCGCCAAAGCTGCAGTTCTCTTCCGTGAACTTGGTCTTCGCCACATGTGTGTTGTACCAAAGAGTCAAGGG AGACCTCCAATTGTTGGAATCTTGACAAGGCATGACTTCCAGCCAGAGCATATTCTGGGACTGTACCCTCACGTCAGGTTCCAACAGTGGTGA